Genomic segment of Candoia aspera isolate rCanAsp1 chromosome 2, rCanAsp1.hap2, whole genome shotgun sequence:
ATGGTTCCTCTAAGCTTTCTGAGATGTCCAGTTCCCTTAGCCACACAGTCAACTGCATGCCAAGGCATGTTGGTCAGCTGAGAGTGTGGTGCTGGGGACAGATGGACTTGCTGAAGGCTGCTGTATTTGAAAGCCTGATGTTTTCAGCCCATGTGAAGATGTTCCAGAAAATTAAAGACTGTCGTCTGTCCCCAAAACAGATGACTTCTGTTGGTTTCCTGGTATAGATGGTGCTTTTAGCTCCTTGAACCTCACTACatgcactttctgcttcctgcGTTTCCCTTCCCGGTGATGATCTGTGCCTCGTGGTCTTCCCACATCTCAGTAGCTTccttcttttattcatttttctctccACACTAGCTCACTGGTGATTAGTGGTCTCACTTTGGGAATCCAGGTGTTTAATTGGtgctaagcaaaccatggctgtTTTATTGATCCTTAAGCCCATGAAGAGACCAGTAAAAAAGCTCTCATGTTCTGGGCTTCTTCCCATTGACAACTTTTGTACTTCCCTTTCCACACAAATTCTGAGTTGTGTAAATTATTCAGAATTCAGTTGCAGTTCTGCAATTCAGTTCTGCCCTCCAAATCTCTCTTGCTTGATCAGCTCGTGTTCAACATTGGTTGAGATCATACATCCTGCTAAACCACAACTGGCATCTGATTTATTTTAATCACATTTGGCTGGATTAACTCACGCTGTGCTCTATGCCATGATCATAAGCCACAGTGTGGCTTTCTTCGGGATTAGAGCCGTTTCCCAGCCCTGGTAattctgcagtgtggacttcatttcccagagttCCTCAGTAAACCTGCCCATtactgaggattctgggagttgaagtccacccagtaTGGAAACTGGAAAATACTGGCATGGGGTGAGCCCAATTGCTAGAGGTTTTCTAATCAAAGAGGCCTCTGCAGATAGGCCTCTTGAACCCTggggtgtgtgtatatgcatgtatgtatgtacacatatacatacacaaacatacaaaccAGAATTCAGGGAGCTTACCAGCTATAGGAATTTTGACTGTATCAAAGGAATCAaatgatgcaaagacccagctctctggaaaaggctctgatgctgggaaaggtggaaggaaagagaagaggaggaccagcagcaaggaggaatggactcaggtacagtggcgatgggggcacccttggaagttttgaaggaccaggttagggacaggtcattatgcagaatatctatgtggtccctaagaataaacgacttgatggcacataaacaatcaCATTCACCACAGCAGACACTGTGAATCTGCAAGACCCATTGTAatagccattttgtgacagtgcTTGCAACACATTCTCAAATTTGGAATTTTAATTCTCACATTTAGAATTAAATCAAATGCAACTGGCACCAACAAAATTTCCCAGTAGGCTGGGAATTGTAGAATTctaaggctggggaattctgggtgttgaagtccatacttcttaaaattgctgagattgaatCTAACAGTTCAGTTCTGGAATCTAACAAGTAATTCTTAATATTTCCAAAAGTGCTCATGGCTCCCCACCAAATTGTAACCGttccttaaaaaaatacagtttgctggctggaaattttggGGTGATGTACCTGGAACACATCTGAAGGTCATCAAGTGGGGGAAAACTTTCCTTAAACACTTTGAAGCCATAAAATCCAGAAACATGTTCTTTTAATGGTGTtaaatatttcaaagtttattCATCAACAATATTTATGGCTCCCAATAATAAGAGTATTGGTGCAGTCTTACAAtgacaaaacaataaaagcaactaTCTACTAATTTCAGATCATCATCATAACAGCAAAAGTTCTAACAACCCGTAAAACATGAGGGCTGAAAATACGGGATGGATGGAGTAGATAAGCCCCACTTCCATTTCCTCCCTGAAATGGTGCCATTGACTGAATATGGGTTAAAAGTTAAGGTTGGACTGAGATGTCCATGCGTCTCCTTCATGGCAAAGCTCCTGATGTAGATcaccaaggaaaggaaaaatttACTGAACGTCTCAAAGAATGCTTTGTCCATTCCCGTCCTTTCCTCAACATGGGTTGGATCCTCTTCAACAAAAGGATTTGGAGGGTGAATTCGATCTGGGTGTTTTTTACAGACTCCCCACTGCCTTGCAACTAAACTACTGAAGGTGGCATTGTAACCAGTATCTGAAAGTGGCTAATAGTTGTAACCCTACTACAAATGAAAAGGATCCCTCCGTTCCCAAAATTCTTTTTGCCCCGTTTCTTCCTCCATCAGCCTGTATCGATATACTGAGCCACCCACCCAAATAAAATATTATcatttgtggatttttttctaaCATCCATTAGCTTGTGGATCACTGAACTTCCAGCAGCGCTGatgttttctttctgaaagactTCAATTAAATAAGAGGGAAAGCCAAAACAAAGGTAACTGACGAAGGTATTAAGATCATGTCCAAACTTCAGAATTAAGGATAAGTCCCATGGCGGATCAAGAAATTACACGAATAAAGCATCAGCGCGGTACTTCTTCACGCTGTTGGAGAATAGTTTGTTCCTCCATACTTGAATGCCCTGCAAGTAGAGAACATGTATGTCAGGGATTTCTCTTCCCTGCTGGGCTAATTCGCTACATGAGGGAGACTGTGTTTCTTCGCAACTCCATGGACCAGCACCCTTAAGACGAGAATGACACCTCATTGGCTGCCTACACAGTCTAGGAACGGTTCCATCACACAACAGAAGATGCAGATGGCAGTGTTACCATCTAGGTACCTCCTATGATGTCCAGTGAGAAtcatctccatttttttccatctCATCGAAGAATAAACCTGTCTAGAGCCCGGTATGACATTTCTGGTGTCTGATGAGGTTTGGTCCGTCACTGACATTTTCCCCGCAATGTGAGCATAAAAATGCCTTCTTCTGGCACTCTGGTTGAATCCTTGCCCACCCCTCCTACATTTATATGGTTCCTCTCCTATGTGAGCTCTCTCATGTTCCATCAGGCTGGATCTGTACGAAAAGGTTTTCCCACAGCTCAAACATAtctatggtttctcccctgtgtgggttCTCTTGTGGACCACGAGGACGGTTTCCTTGCTGAAAGTTTTCTCACAGGGCATGTGCTTGTATGGTTTTTCTTTTGCATGGATTGCTGCATTTCTCGGCAGGGTCAAGTGAAACCTGGAACTTTCCCCACAATCAGAGAACCGATTCCCTCACTTTCCTTTGTGGGTCTTCTTGTGCCTGAGAAGGTTTGATTTCTGGAtgaagcttttcccacattcTGCACAGATGTGGGTCCTCTCGCCCGTGTGGGTCCTCTCGTGTTTGATCAGGCTGGATTTGCCGGTGAAGCCTTTTGCGCACCTGGAGCATTGGTACGGCTTTTCACCAGCGTGGGTCCTCTTGTGTACAACGAGAGTCGATGTATTGCTGAAGTTCTTCCCACACTCACCACAGCTGTAAGGCTTTTCTCCAGTGTGGGTCTTCTGGTGTTTTAAGAGGTTCCACCAGTTGTTGAAGAACTTCCCACAGCCAGCACACTTGTGTGGTTTTTCGCCTGTGTGGGTCCTCTCATGCGCAATAAAATTGGACCTCtgactgaagctttttccacacactgaacatttatatggtttctttcTTAGATGGCCTCTCTCATGTATGATAAGCTTGTATTTCAGGCTGTATCCTCTTCCACAGTGGGAGCAATTGTGTAGGCCTTGTCCATTATGGGGCCCTTTGGATGAGAGAAGCTTTAattttagaatgtttttttttccacagggAGAGAACCAGTATGGCGCCCTTCCCGCTTGAGGTCTTCTGTGTCTGAGGAGAGCTGATCTATAACTAAAGCCTTTCCCACAGCCGGAGCAGGAATACAGCTTCTCTCCTTGATGTACCTTTTCACGTCTGCTAAAACCCAATTTACCCACAAAGCCTTTCCCACCGGTGGCACAACGATGTGGTTTCTCTCTTGTGTGGCTTCTTTTGTGGATCACAAGGCTTAAGCTGTGAtggaagctcttcccacactgtGGGCACTCGTAAGGTTCCTCTTCCTTATGCGTCATCTCATGGACGAGCAGGTGTGACCTTTGAAGAAAACGTTTCCCACAGTCTGtgcattgatagggtttctcaCCAGTATGGATTCTCTCATGTATCAGGAAGTTTGACCGCTGAATGAAGCCTTTCCCACAGTGCACACATTTATAAGGCCTTTCGCCTGCTTCCATCTTTTCATGCCTGAGGAGCGCTGATTTGTGACGGAAATTTTTCCCACATTCGGAacacttatatggcttctctcccgtGTGGGTCCTCTCATGTCTGGTCAGGATAGACCTCTGGCTGAAACTTCTCCCACATTCTGCGCATTTAtacggcttctctcctgtgtgagttttCTCATGTCGAACAAGGCTGGATCTCTGGGTGAAGTTTTTCCCGCAGTCTGAGCACTGATATATTTTCTCCCCCATGTGGCTTCTTTCGTGGATGAGAAGGCTTAAGCTGTGGTTGAACCTTTTCCCACATTTTGAACACTCGTGGGATGCCTCCTGCTTATGTGTCATCTCGTGGACAAGGAGATGCCACCTTTGGACAAAGCTCTTCCCACAGTCTGAGCACAGGTATGGTTTCTCACCTGTATGGATTCTCTCATGGATGAGAAAGTTGGATTTCTGAATAAAGCCCTTCCCACAGTGTGAACATTCATAGGGCCTCTCCCCAGCCTCCATCTTTTCGTGCCTGAGAAGTGCTGATTTATGGCGGAAGTTTTTCCCACACTGagagcatttatatggcttctctcccgtGTGGGTTCTCTGATGTCTAGTCAAGATCGATCTCTGACTGAAGCTTCTCCCACACTCCAAACACTGATATGGCTTCTCTCCGGTATGTGTCTTCTCGTGTCTGACAAGGCTGGACCTCTGcgtgaagcttttcccacaatcAGCACACTTATTCTCCTTCCCACCCACATAGCTCCGGGTCAGCTCTTCTTCTGTGGGGTAAATAGAAAATCACAATGTCAAAATAAGCAAAGGACGTTGCTTCAAGGAAGTTTAGGAAACGGTGTATCACGGGCATTTTACCCTCTGTGGTGTGAGGAAGAGAAAATTACGGTTATATTCTTTTATAGCCTACCGTCAGGGCTTTCTATACTCCAAGTTCACATCACCAAGTAGAAAACTGCACAGGTCCTTCTCAAGTGTGAACCACGTCCATGTCTAGAGTAGAACGTCTCTCTACTAATTGCAGAAGTTGAAGAATCAGGCTGCTCACTCTTTTAGTTCTTCTCTGAGAGTGAAATGCCTAATATCACCTACTTGtataagtagtcctcgcttaatgaccacaattgggaccagcattttcgttgctaagtgaagcagccattaagtgaatctgacccaatagtatgacctttttgcagcggcTGTTAAGAAAATCATCATGAGTGTTAAGtgaccatgtggtcattaagcaaatcacatggttccccattgattttgcttgtcagaagccagccaggaaggtcgaaaatggtgatcctgtgaccacaggatgctgcgatggtcataaatgcaaaccagttgccaaccACCCACATCAttatcacatgaccatagggatgctgtaatggccataagtgtgaggaccagtcgcaagtcagtttttcagcaccatcgtaagtccaaaccatcactaaatgaatggttgttaagcgaggactacctgtagtcttcaCATTTGACAAAGCACAAATCATGTACTTGGGTACAAAAACTAAATTAAGGATCTAGCCTAATCAGGCACATTGGAATCTTGTGACGAAACAAATAGAAAACATGAATAACAATACCATTTGTGAATATCTGGGATCCAAACAGGTATAATAATAACTTTGTAATAACTCATTATAAAGCTTGCCTGTACCTGTACTGGTTGCTGGTTCTAACAGCCACTACAGGTAGCCATTGCTAGAAGATGCTTCTCAAACCTTGACCTCGGCTCACATTGACAGTAAGACAGGCAGTGATAAAAGGCATTTTTATTCCCAGTACTGGAAGCTGAGTGAAAACTGAACTGCTTCTCTGCATAATTTTTGTTACTGCAATCTTGAAAGCTgacctttcttctcctttccttctgatGACACAATGATGCATTATTTCAAGATCTAGCCGTCTCGTGAAACAAATTCTTACCTGAACGGGCAGATGGGAAGGCTCCATTTCCTTCAGACCCCTGGTGATACAGCACCCACCGACCttcatcttcttccttctttattaTCACAGTAGGAAACTCTGCTCAGAGTAATGACACAATCGTATTTTACAGTGATCAGACATCTGCTAACATCAAAAGCACTTCTCCCTCCATCGGCCCATTGTAACTCTTacagcaacatttttttcctgaccttgttatgtacaggtagtcctcgacctacgatgaagttacaacggcactaaacaaatggtggttatggaCAGTCCTCAGAGctctggccatcccagcatccctgcagtcacgtgattgtgatctgggtgcttggcagccagtttgtccttatgaccggttgcagcatcacatgatcaccatttgcaaccccCTGTCCAACTTCAGATTTCAGCCTTGCACACATACATGGTTTCTTAGAAGACCATCAATTTTATTTCCAGGTAACAGAGTTAGCAATGTGTTCAGGAATGTCAAACAAAGCAAAGGCTTGCCTGCGAAGCCTAAAGCTGGCCCAGGATTCAAGAGCCAGTTCAAAGTTGGCAGCCAGTCCAAGGGTCTAAGGTTCAAGagtgaaataaatttatttatttatttatttctcagattgtatcactgggcagtttacaataaaattaacaccataaacatacaaaattacaaatacaaatagccagatatacataaaagataaaaataagtataaaatccaagtggcgataAGATCTGATTCAGTGAGGCAGGCTCTAGGGCGCCAGCCACCctcaggaagagctgttgccctgcCCAGCCCAGGCGAGGCggtcaagttcttccggaaggccaggagcgaaggggcctgcctcgcCTCCAGgggcagagtgttccagagggtgggagccactgcagattCCTACGCAGGGATCCCACCTGGGCTAGACGTTGTTCCAGCGAAGACAGCAGAGGCAGCCCAGCCCCTTatataggctgcagccaactgccaCTCATTGGAACGTTTACTCTGTTGCCTGGCAACCACCTAACAGAACCCCTGCTCAGCTCCGCCCTCCTTTCTACTGGGccatgccagcttccccagaatgtcaatggggaagctggcagggaaggttgcaagtcgctggggTTAAGTCTTCCCCACCCACCTACCCTTCCCCAGACCCTCTGTGCTCACGCCACACTGGCTACACGTGCACCCCCTCACACACTCCCCGACCGACCCCGTGCTCACTTCCAGACAGGAACTGTTTTGTACTTTAAGGGTACAACTTCAGCTCTGGTTTGCCTCTTTGTTCACTTACACAAAAGAGATTATTGCCTTTGCGATGAGTCAAAAGGGAGATGATGACGACGATTTGCTGATTTGAGATGGACTGGACCTTGCTTCTTACCTGAAGTGGCATCAATTGTAGTTTCATTTTCTTGGAGAGATGAGACCAACACTTTCCTTTCTTGTTCCATTTTTACTGACAGCCACTGCTCCTCTTCTTGTTCTACTTTTATTATTACATCAGGAAActctgggcaaaaaaaaaaaatacatggttCAATGAGTCAAAAGTGTTTTATTCTCGGGGGGCGGAGGGGCAACAGGAAGTTCTTGATCATTCTGCGTGGCAAAAAATGTCtagtttttttccaagaaaaaatatttattaaattgttaCAATATGTATTAAGTTTTAcagtttaataaatatttaatacaaataatttgcaaggaaaaatgtttttgaagGGGGCATTTTCATTAGATCTCTCACCCAAGCCACTCTCCAACGGGATCTCCTTTTCGTTTGCAGCTGGATGATCCGAGATCCGTGCCTCTTTTCCTAGCCTGAGCTGTGAGGTCATGTCACGCTTGGGACCTAatgacagtggggaaaaaaggaatcaGTCCAGATATGTCCAAAGCAGTTTCCAGAGGGAAAGCCAGGCTAATTTGTTACAGCAGGAATGGCGATCTTTTGACTCCCAAATAACCTTTTTGAAGACCCTGGAATTCCTATCAACTTTACAATCACATGTTGTGTTCTCAccattttgaaaaaatatatataaaaattgtaAGCCTAAAATAGGATTCTTACAATAAGATCAATGGTAAAAAGCCTCTCTCCATCCAAACGATGTCTTTAAATCCAAAaacaagcattcattcattcattcattttgcagGGCTTATTAACCACTCCAATCAGAACCAGCTCTGAGTGATGTACAGTACTGACTTCTATAACTCagttaaaaatagaaaaccatgccataaAATCTATATATAGGTAATACACAACAATCAAGCCaactagaaaaataaaaacatctacTGCTGAAGAGACTGATCATATTCATTCCCCATCCATTGCAGATCTTGGTTTTTCCAAAATCATGAAGTGTAGTCCCTGCCCACTATAAAGTTACTCATTGTTGTATAGT
This window contains:
- the LOC134492073 gene encoding zinc finger protein ZFP2-like produces the protein MPRLQGAGPKRDMTSQLRLGKEARISDHPAANEKEIPLESGLEFPDVIIKVEQEEEQWLSVKMEQERKVLVSSLQENETTIDATSEFPTVIIKKEEDEGRWVLYHQGSEGNGAFPSARSEEELTRSYVGGKENKCADCGKSFTQRSSLVRHEKTHTGEKPYQCLECGRSFSQRSILTRHQRTHTGEKPYKCSQCGKNFRHKSALLRHEKMEAGERPYECSHCGKGFIQKSNFLIHERIHTGEKPYLCSDCGKSFVQRWHLLVHEMTHKQEASHECSKCGKRFNHSLSLLIHERSHMGEKIYQCSDCGKNFTQRSSLVRHEKTHTGEKPYKCAECGRSFSQRSILTRHERTHTGEKPYKCSECGKNFRHKSALLRHEKMEAGERPYKCVHCGKGFIQRSNFLIHERIHTGEKPYQCTDCGKRFLQRSHLLVHEMTHKEEEPYECPQCGKSFHHSLSLVIHKRSHTREKPHRCATGGKGFVGKLGFSRREKVHQGEKLYSCSGCGKGFSYRSALLRHRRPQAGRAPYWFSPCGKKNILKLKLLSSKGPHNGQGLHNCSHCGRGYSLKYKLIIHERGHLRKKPYKCSVCGKSFSQRSNFIAHERTHTGEKPHKCAGCGKFFNNWWNLLKHQKTHTGEKPYSCGECGKNFSNTSTLVVHKRTHAGEKPYQCSRCAKGFTGKSSLIKHERTHTGERTHICAECGKSFIQKSNLLRHKKTHKGK